The proteins below come from a single Carnobacterium divergens DSM 20623 genomic window:
- a CDS encoding HAD family hydrolase, protein MKKIEAVIFDMDGLIFDTETLYYRANQEISDEIGLDFTYDYYLKYVGTSDEELHENLYRDFKDEEKVAHLIQEGRKRVEEIVRRDGLIIKEGFMELLNYLEEKNIKKVVASSNLKEMIHLFIEREALTGRFDYIVSGDEVKRAKPDPEIFEKAWSGLGVAKENTLILEDSINGIRAAFDAGIDVIMVPDLIPPGEEAVEKTLEIYENLTIVKAYIDQQNKR, encoded by the coding sequence TTGAAAAAAATAGAAGCAGTAATCTTTGATATGGACGGCTTAATTTTTGATACAGAGACTCTTTACTACCGAGCAAATCAAGAAATTTCTGATGAAATTGGTTTAGATTTTACGTATGACTATTATTTGAAATATGTCGGAACATCCGATGAAGAGTTGCATGAAAATCTTTACCGTGATTTTAAAGATGAGGAAAAAGTGGCGCATTTAATTCAAGAAGGCCGCAAGCGCGTGGAAGAAATTGTCAGACGTGACGGCTTAATTATTAAAGAAGGATTCATGGAGTTATTAAATTATTTAGAAGAGAAAAATATCAAAAAGGTAGTCGCTTCTAGTAATTTAAAAGAAATGATTCATCTCTTTATTGAACGAGAAGCGCTGACAGGTCGTTTTGATTACATTGTATCTGGCGATGAAGTGAAACGAGCAAAACCAGATCCAGAAATTTTTGAAAAAGCGTGGTCAGGCTTAGGTGTTGCAAAAGAAAATACACTGATTTTGGAAGATTCAATCAATGGAATCAGAGCCGCATTTGATGCAGGAATTGATGTCATTATGGTTCCCGATCTGATTCCGCCAGGCGAAGAAGCAGTTGAAAAAACACTTGAAATTTATGAAAATTTAACGATTGTAAAAGCTTATATTGATCAACAAAATAAACGTTAA
- the radC gene encoding RadC family protein translates to MRLTHNLIKEMPKLSRPRERLENDGEKALSTHELLAILLRTGPKDSSAVDLSMSLLASFEDLYYLKTASLEELMCVNGIGRTKAIEIRAAIELGSRIALATQEKKGQVTSSHTIGKRLIKEMKDLQQEHVITLFLNTKNEIIKKETIFVGGLSQSVAHPREIFRGAVRYAAARIIVAHNHPSGNPTPSDADFAFTKRMATCGELMGIELLDHIIIGSDSYISLKEMGAI, encoded by the coding sequence ATGAGGTTGACTCACAATTTAATCAAAGAAATGCCAAAGTTAAGCCGACCCCGTGAGCGGTTAGAAAATGATGGTGAAAAAGCATTATCTACACATGAATTATTGGCGATTCTACTTAGAACAGGTCCAAAGGATAGTAGTGCAGTGGATTTATCGATGAGTCTTTTAGCGTCATTTGAAGACTTGTATTATTTAAAAACAGCTTCCTTGGAAGAATTAATGTGTGTAAATGGAATTGGTCGCACAAAAGCAATTGAAATCAGAGCAGCAATTGAATTAGGAAGTCGAATTGCCTTAGCCACTCAAGAAAAAAAAGGTCAAGTAACCTCAAGTCATACAATAGGCAAACGATTAATCAAAGAAATGAAAGACTTACAGCAAGAACACGTGATTACACTTTTTCTCAACACTAAAAATGAAATTATCAAAAAGGAAACGATTTTTGTTGGGGGCTTAAGTCAATCGGTAGCTCATCCAAGAGAAATCTTTAGAGGCGCAGTCCGCTATGCTGCTGCACGGATTATTGTGGCACATAATCATCCATCAGGTAATCCGACGCCATCGGATGCAGACTTTGCATTTACCAAAAGAATGGCAACATGTGGGGAGTTGATGGGAATCGAATTATTAGATCATATTATTATTGGATCAGATTCTTATATCAGTCTAAAAGAAATGGGAGCGATTTAA
- a CDS encoding cold-shock protein: MEQGTVKWFNAEKGFGFIERENGDDVFVHFSAIGGDGFKTLEEGQAVSFEVEEGARGPQAANVEKA; encoded by the coding sequence ATGGAACAAGGTACAGTAAAATGGTTTAACGCAGAAAAAGGTTTTGGTTTTATCGAACGCGAAAACGGTGACGATGTATTCGTACATTTCTCAGCTATCGGCGGAGACGGATTCAAAACTTTAGAAGAAGGACAAGCAGTTTCTTTCGAAGTTGAAGAAGGCGCTCGCGGACCTCAAGCAGCAAACGTTGAAAAAGCGTAA